In Leifsonia sp. ZF2019, a genomic segment contains:
- a CDS encoding ABC transporter permease: protein MSIAYLGRESLRQLKNMRSMVFTLAVPLVMLIAFGGTFGGRGQVDTVTHLPWIVVTTIQVAAYGGMMAALSQAFGIVTERSIGWNRQLRVTPLSGTGYLVSKLVAALALALVSIVVIIGVSLALYHPVLSAGSWMLAALGIWCGVIPFALLGILIGQFAKPEFAQPLFMAVFMGMAVLGGLWIPLQIFPAWVANVAQAVPSYWLNRVGQLGALQSGDALTPALVLTAWTVALGALIVWRYRRDAARG from the coding sequence ATGAGCATCGCCTACCTGGGGCGCGAGTCGCTCCGCCAGCTGAAGAACATGCGGTCGATGGTGTTCACTCTCGCCGTCCCGCTCGTCATGCTGATCGCCTTCGGCGGCACCTTCGGGGGCCGCGGCCAGGTGGACACGGTCACGCACCTCCCCTGGATCGTGGTCACCACCATCCAGGTCGCGGCCTACGGCGGCATGATGGCGGCGCTCTCGCAGGCGTTCGGGATCGTCACCGAGCGGTCGATCGGCTGGAACCGCCAGCTGCGGGTCACCCCGCTCTCCGGCACCGGCTACCTCGTGTCGAAGCTGGTCGCCGCCCTCGCCCTCGCGCTGGTCAGCATCGTGGTCATCATCGGTGTCTCGCTGGCGCTCTACCACCCGGTGCTCTCGGCGGGCAGCTGGATGCTCGCGGCACTCGGGATCTGGTGCGGCGTCATCCCGTTCGCCCTGCTCGGCATCCTGATCGGACAGTTCGCGAAGCCCGAGTTCGCCCAGCCGCTCTTCATGGCGGTGTTCATGGGGATGGCCGTGCTCGGTGGCCTGTGGATCCCGCTCCAGATCTTCCCCGCCTGGGTCGCGAATGTCGCGCAAGCGGTTCCCTCCTACTGGCTCAACCGCGTCGGGCAGCTCGGCGCCCTGCAGAGCGGCGACGCCCTGACCCCGGCGCTCGTGCTCACCGCGTGGACCGTCGCTCTCGGGGCGCTGATCGTCTGGCGCTACCGCCGCGACGCAGCACGCGGCTGA
- a CDS encoding ABC transporter ATP-binding protein, with the protein MNQTPAIRLDGLRKSFGPLTAVDGVDLTIRPGEVVALLGPNGAGKSTTIDLALGLARPSSGTAELFGAEPIRAIRDGRVGAMLQGGALLPTLTVRECVALVASAHRQPLSVAEALERARCTEIATQRVSKLSGGQMQRARFAVAVVSDPDLLFLDEPTAAMDVEARRTFWQSMREFTEEGRTVVFATHYLDEADTYADRIVMLARGRVVADGTPAEVKAVVSGRRIRANVDFPWSPTVETALAGLPGVRSVEHRAGTVALVSDDSDATLRALLAAHDDIHDIEVTAHTMDEAFLALTEAHETDGATR; encoded by the coding sequence GTGAATCAGACACCCGCCATCCGCCTCGACGGGCTGCGCAAGTCCTTCGGCCCGCTCACCGCCGTCGACGGCGTCGACCTCACCATCCGCCCCGGCGAGGTGGTCGCGCTGCTGGGCCCGAACGGGGCAGGCAAGTCGACGACCATCGACCTCGCCCTCGGCCTCGCACGGCCCAGCTCAGGAACCGCGGAGCTGTTCGGTGCCGAGCCGATCCGCGCGATCCGCGACGGACGCGTCGGCGCCATGCTGCAGGGTGGCGCGCTGTTGCCGACCCTGACCGTGAGGGAGTGCGTCGCGCTCGTCGCCTCCGCCCATCGGCAGCCCCTGAGCGTCGCCGAGGCCCTCGAGCGCGCCCGCTGCACCGAGATCGCCACGCAGCGGGTCTCCAAGCTGTCCGGCGGTCAGATGCAGCGCGCCCGGTTCGCCGTCGCCGTCGTCTCCGACCCGGACCTGCTGTTCCTCGACGAGCCCACCGCCGCCATGGACGTGGAGGCGCGACGCACGTTCTGGCAGTCGATGCGGGAGTTCACCGAGGAGGGCCGCACCGTCGTCTTCGCCACGCACTACCTCGACGAGGCGGATACCTACGCCGATCGCATCGTCATGCTGGCCCGCGGCCGGGTCGTCGCCGACGGCACGCCCGCCGAGGTGAAGGCGGTGGTGTCGGGTCGCCGCATCCGGGCGAATGTGGACTTCCCCTGGAGCCCCACGGTCGAGACCGCACTCGCCGGATTGCCCGGAGTGCGCAGTGTCGAGCACCGCGCGGGGACCGTCGCGCTCGTCAGCGACGACTCCGACGCCACCCTCCGTGCGCTCCTCGCGGCGCACGACGACATCCACGACATCGAAGTGACCGCGCACACGATGGACGAGGCCTTCCTCGCCCTGACCGAGGCGCACGAGACGGACGGAGCGACGCGATGA
- a CDS encoding helix-turn-helix transcriptional regulator translates to MIFHFAETARVVAAHVAEGRSVRLVGSAGSGRSTTVRQIGRLLEERGFEVLRTPETARPLQLPGFAVASMQLGAKEERRTPVDAALAMQRTLLETPGAVLLIDDADLIDAVSMEVLDSVSPPLVSVRVLRVSAGRSEPVWPEVTVAMPELGFEGVAELLRDRLPGADPSTAVTARILSTSGGNPELVVAIAESALQSGLLRQEAGLWRMAERSLWNEQLIPLLRWRIRDLSPEAVRALRHVALNGPVPFGGGAFDGDDETVGLLLAAGFVRIVDVVPSERFLDVWPPLIGDLFAQDPVRVLIGDDADGFPRSRRPPTASVVTGAFHVAADTEADERFRQWQRTPTTAVASAYVFHAPGTLVDGDRVDEVFARTSHAAATRDELFRFTFERAAWLAFDRGDLDAGLTVLAQLVASNRLERARARSAALLLQAFLEAVPAGFAAELEELGSEDTSGFARQVLATLFLFSGEVGRAKAELAPVLAKTRGIAPTSLASLVNAYAGDLRGAYTDALAQRDAAAQERDRTEFVSASYIAVLTATLEGRIPDASELIRSTLGLAPVTMFARPMFGGILNIASAMARVDRPGSAASRILARDVSTYASFAGPVYATGNDLTPPETMRADERRGFERLLAGGVRLRRSRGYLLSAWTTAVSAATFDTGDEIVDQLEELAAAATPPLFVNSARAASAVRAHRVGELRAMVDGGAVGQDVQLVAQILRAGQRRADAEGHREVAAELEPLCRGLEARAASPLHPLTATLDADEPLSAREREVALLAGGMTNAQIALRLSISVRTVEHHISNGLRKTGRQTRAELAAAASEGD, encoded by the coding sequence GTGATCTTCCACTTCGCTGAGACGGCACGGGTCGTCGCGGCGCACGTCGCCGAGGGGCGCAGCGTTCGGTTGGTCGGGAGTGCGGGGTCGGGGCGGTCGACCACGGTGCGTCAGATCGGACGGTTGCTGGAAGAACGTGGATTCGAGGTGCTGCGGACGCCGGAGACGGCACGGCCGCTGCAGCTTCCGGGGTTCGCGGTGGCGTCGATGCAGCTGGGGGCGAAGGAGGAGCGGCGTACCCCGGTGGACGCGGCCCTCGCGATGCAGCGGACTCTGCTGGAGACGCCGGGAGCCGTGTTGCTCATCGACGATGCGGACCTGATCGACGCCGTCTCGATGGAGGTGCTCGATTCGGTCAGTCCTCCGCTCGTGAGCGTCCGGGTGCTGCGCGTGAGCGCGGGGCGCAGCGAGCCGGTGTGGCCGGAGGTGACGGTCGCCATGCCCGAGCTCGGGTTCGAGGGGGTCGCCGAACTGCTGCGCGACCGACTGCCGGGTGCCGACCCGTCGACCGCGGTCACCGCGCGCATCCTCTCCACCTCGGGCGGCAACCCGGAGCTCGTGGTCGCCATCGCGGAGTCGGCGCTGCAGTCCGGCCTCCTCCGCCAGGAGGCGGGCTTGTGGCGGATGGCGGAACGGTCGCTCTGGAACGAGCAACTCATCCCTCTCCTCCGCTGGCGCATCCGCGACCTCTCCCCGGAGGCCGTGAGAGCGCTGCGACACGTCGCGCTGAACGGTCCCGTTCCTTTCGGAGGCGGCGCGTTCGACGGAGACGACGAGACCGTGGGGCTCCTTCTCGCCGCAGGCTTCGTCCGCATCGTGGACGTGGTCCCGTCCGAACGATTTCTCGACGTCTGGCCGCCTCTCATCGGCGACCTCTTCGCGCAGGATCCGGTGCGCGTCCTGATCGGCGACGACGCGGACGGGTTCCCGCGCTCGCGTCGACCACCGACGGCATCCGTGGTGACGGGGGCCTTCCACGTCGCGGCGGACACCGAGGCCGACGAGCGGTTCCGGCAGTGGCAGCGCACCCCGACGACGGCGGTCGCGAGCGCGTACGTCTTCCACGCGCCGGGCACCCTCGTCGACGGAGACCGCGTTGACGAGGTCTTCGCCCGCACGTCGCACGCCGCCGCGACACGCGACGAGCTGTTCCGGTTCACGTTCGAGCGGGCCGCGTGGCTCGCCTTCGACCGCGGCGACCTCGATGCCGGTCTCACTGTTCTGGCGCAACTGGTCGCGTCCAACCGCCTGGAGCGGGCGCGCGCCCGGTCCGCCGCTCTTCTCCTGCAGGCATTCCTCGAGGCGGTGCCGGCGGGATTCGCAGCCGAGCTGGAAGAACTGGGGAGCGAGGATACGAGCGGGTTCGCGCGTCAGGTTCTGGCCACGCTCTTCCTCTTCAGCGGAGAGGTGGGCCGCGCCAAGGCCGAACTGGCGCCCGTCCTGGCGAAGACCCGGGGTATCGCGCCGACGAGCCTCGCGTCGCTGGTCAACGCGTACGCGGGCGATCTGCGCGGGGCGTACACGGACGCGCTCGCGCAGCGGGACGCGGCGGCCCAGGAGCGCGACCGCACCGAGTTCGTCTCCGCCTCCTACATCGCCGTGCTGACCGCAACGCTCGAGGGGCGCATCCCGGATGCGTCCGAGCTGATCAGGTCGACGCTCGGTCTCGCGCCGGTGACGATGTTCGCCCGCCCGATGTTCGGCGGCATCCTCAACATCGCGTCGGCGATGGCACGCGTGGATCGGCCCGGGTCCGCCGCGTCGCGGATCCTCGCGCGGGACGTGTCGACCTACGCCTCCTTCGCCGGCCCCGTGTACGCGACCGGGAACGACCTCACGCCTCCGGAGACGATGAGAGCCGACGAACGGCGCGGATTCGAACGTCTGCTCGCCGGCGGCGTCCGTCTGCGCCGATCGCGCGGGTACCTCCTCTCCGCGTGGACGACTGCGGTCTCGGCGGCCACCTTCGACACGGGCGACGAGATCGTCGACCAGCTCGAGGAGCTGGCGGCGGCGGCCACGCCACCACTGTTCGTGAACAGTGCACGGGCCGCCTCCGCGGTGCGGGCCCATCGGGTGGGCGAGCTGAGAGCGATGGTCGACGGCGGGGCGGTCGGACAGGATGTGCAGCTCGTCGCGCAGATCCTGCGAGCAGGTCAGCGGCGCGCCGACGCCGAGGGCCATCGGGAGGTCGCCGCGGAGCTCGAGCCGCTCTGCAGAGGGCTGGAGGCGCGCGCCGCGAGCCCTCTGCATCCGCTCACCGCGACCCTCGATGCGGACGAGCCGTTGAGTGCGCGCGAGCGGGAGGTCGCCCTCCTGGCCGGCGGGATGACGAACGCCCAGATCGCGCTGCGCCTGAGCATCAGCGTCCGCACCGTCGAGCACCACATCTCGAACGGCCTCCGCAAGACGGGGCGGCAGACCCGCGCGGAGCTGGCCGCGGCGGCGTCCGAGGGCGACTGA
- a CDS encoding Calx-beta domain-containing protein has product MTRSSAHLRVACGIGVAVLALLLGAAPAALAEPAASAPAADGAIVPVVDCVQDAPLGAVVSRTVVLGYRSTADRPVTIPAGGGQNDLTSGAPDRGQPSTFLPGEHHGVALLTIDAQSEPTVGWRVRDAVAPIDPAAPACTAATAVTLSAPATAEPGRAVVVTAAVTRLLLGPVGGGAVAFSLDDGDETVVPVAGGSARATLVAPSAGAHTLTARYVPAEGSALRPSSASTALASASAVGPLTVAANSVVAGSASAIVVVSRGSAAGEATVDYTTADGTARAGLDYAAASGTVVLADGMREATVRIPLPARVAGAPAVSFFVLLQRASTTVSTASAVVLLPAVPAAPALAVADQPGGSSGASGARPATGDRGGPASALPLADPTARVDGGAGQDLLLLIVGALLTAGGIVGVVSVIRGMTMERARAS; this is encoded by the coding sequence CCCGCTGCGAGTGCGCCCGCCGCAGACGGAGCGATCGTTCCTGTCGTCGACTGCGTGCAGGATGCGCCCCTCGGCGCGGTCGTGTCCCGCACGGTCGTCCTGGGCTACCGGTCCACGGCCGATCGGCCTGTCACCATCCCCGCCGGCGGCGGCCAGAACGATCTGACCTCCGGCGCCCCCGATCGCGGGCAGCCGAGCACGTTCCTTCCCGGTGAGCACCACGGCGTCGCCCTCCTCACGATCGACGCGCAGTCCGAGCCGACGGTCGGCTGGCGGGTGCGCGATGCCGTCGCCCCCATCGATCCCGCGGCCCCGGCCTGCACGGCCGCGACCGCCGTCACGCTGAGCGCGCCCGCCACCGCGGAGCCGGGCCGGGCCGTCGTCGTCACGGCGGCCGTCACGCGCTTGCTGCTCGGACCGGTCGGCGGCGGCGCGGTCGCCTTCTCCCTCGACGACGGGGACGAGACCGTCGTCCCCGTCGCGGGAGGATCGGCGCGCGCGACGCTGGTGGCTCCCTCTGCGGGCGCGCACACGCTCACCGCCCGCTACGTGCCCGCGGAGGGATCCGCGCTCCGCCCGTCGTCCGCCTCGACCGCGCTCGCCAGCGCGAGCGCGGTCGGCCCGTTGACGGTCGCCGCGAACAGCGTCGTCGCGGGCAGCGCCTCCGCGATCGTCGTGGTGTCCCGGGGCTCCGCCGCAGGCGAAGCCACTGTCGACTACACGACGGCCGACGGCACCGCCCGCGCCGGCCTCGACTACGCCGCCGCCTCCGGCACCGTCGTCCTGGCGGACGGCATGCGCGAGGCGACGGTGCGCATCCCGCTCCCGGCGCGTGTCGCCGGGGCGCCCGCGGTGTCGTTCTTCGTCCTTCTGCAGCGGGCCTCCACGACTGTCTCCACCGCCTCCGCCGTGGTGCTGCTCCCCGCGGTCCCGGCCGCGCCGGCGCTCGCCGTGGCCGATCAGCCCGGCGGCTCTTCCGGCGCGTCCGGCGCGCGTCCGGCCACCGGCGACCGCGGCGGCCCCGCCTCCGCCCTTCCCCTGGCGGACCCCACCGCCCGAGTCGACGGCGGTGCCGGCCAGGATCTCCTGCTCCTCATCGTCGGCGCCCTGCTCACGGCCGGAGGTATCGTCGGGGTCGTCAGCGTCATCCGCGGGATGACGATGGAGCGGGCGCGGGCCTCGTGA